In the genome of Thermococcus sp., one region contains:
- a CDS encoding DUF835 domain-containing protein codes for MEPHDIIPLVSGSLVMLADLTAFALIMRIYLRHRRKSALFFSVAWLADFVMVVLSASQNQVLLGVAELSLTVFAALIFVGSTKLLEEESIPIPHSTLKNMGIIAPTFYCFVYLVYRLTENPDWALTAGVSLGVSGAFVFASGLLLRPIEEIYKRPARILYWSIVLFGLHLIPAAIFGLYIWYLPIGFTLSTILTISMAYSMYRLTSTREFLEGSGEIKAPKIHHGTIIVSPKEFQSLLQKLENAPVLAFLRDLKYAGKGWKTYFVTAVPFRKENISGTLNPTDLAKMTEIAFQYLEETSRRGIPGVVIIDCLEYLSMYNSWDSIMKFLSKLRDIVMVKGGTLILVIDKNSIEERLFNQLRKLLE; via the coding sequence ATGGAACCACATGACATAATCCCCCTCGTAAGCGGAAGCCTAGTTATGCTGGCAGACTTAACGGCCTTCGCCCTGATAATGAGGATTTACCTCAGACACAGGCGGAAATCCGCGCTGTTCTTTTCAGTGGCGTGGCTTGCTGACTTCGTCATGGTGGTTCTATCAGCCTCCCAGAATCAGGTCCTTCTCGGAGTAGCCGAACTCTCCCTCACAGTTTTCGCCGCCCTTATATTTGTAGGCTCTACAAAGCTTCTTGAGGAGGAGTCAATTCCAATCCCCCATTCCACCTTGAAGAACATGGGAATTATAGCTCCAACATTCTACTGCTTCGTTTACTTGGTTTACAGACTCACAGAAAATCCTGACTGGGCCCTGACGGCTGGAGTTTCTTTAGGCGTGAGCGGGGCATTCGTCTTCGCGAGCGGGCTTTTACTTAGGCCGATTGAGGAAATATACAAACGGCCGGCGAGGATTCTCTACTGGAGTATTGTCCTTTTTGGTCTTCATCTAATACCTGCAGCCATTTTTGGGCTCTATATATGGTACCTGCCAATAGGATTCACCCTTTCAACGATTCTTACAATTTCAATGGCCTACTCAATGTACAGACTGACTTCCACAAGGGAGTTCTTGGAAGGAAGTGGGGAAATCAAAGCGCCCAAAATACACCACGGTACGATTATAGTCAGCCCAAAGGAATTCCAGTCCCTGTTGCAGAAACTCGAAAATGCCCCTGTTCTCGCGTTTCTCAGGGATTTGAAGTATGCTGGGAAGGGATGGAAAACGTACTTTGTAACCGCCGTTCCTTTCAGGAAGGAGAACATATCAGGAACTCTGAACCCCACGGACCTAGCGAAGATGACGGAGATAGCCTTTCAGTACCTTGAGGAAACTTCAAGAAGGGGCATTCCAGGTGTGGTAATAATTGACTGCCTTGAATACCTGAGCATGTACAACTCATGGGACTCTATCATGAAGTTTCTATCCAAGCTCAGAGACATCGTCATGGTGAAGGGCGGAACTCTGATATTGGTTATAGACAAAAATAGCATTGAGGAACGCCTCTTCAACCAGCTTAGAAAACTCTTAGAGTGA